The following proteins come from a genomic window of Bacillota bacterium:
- a CDS encoding indole-3-glycerol phosphate synthase TrpC — translation MSAVWEPPKGRLGEIVAYKKARCAGAEGLRRAGAWPREPGGQPRRKTPGLADAIRRVRQTGRVPIIAEVKRRSPSAGPIAPDTDAAARAAAYGRSGVAAVSVLADEAFFGGSPEDVEAVSRTVGLPVLYKDVVVCPAQVELARHCGAAAVLLIAAALAPHDLRMLLDTAYDLGLDAIVEVHDGPELDRVLEMGGVRIIGVNNRDLQTFEVDMQRALRLLPRIPGEVVAIAESGYRSAQQMAEAWAAGADAVLVGEALMRSPDPEALVREAREAYARLGEGLRPRAATRRT, via the coding sequence GTGAGTGCTGTCTGGGAGCCACCGAAGGGCCGGTTGGGCGAGATCGTGGCTTACAAGAAAGCCCGGTGCGCCGGCGCGGAGGGGTTGCGGCGAGCGGGCGCTTGGCCTCGGGAGCCGGGCGGGCAGCCGCGCAGGAAGACGCCGGGCCTTGCTGACGCGATCCGCAGGGTCAGGCAAACCGGTAGGGTCCCGATCATCGCGGAGGTCAAGCGGCGGTCGCCCTCTGCCGGCCCAATCGCCCCGGACACAGATGCGGCGGCCCGGGCGGCGGCGTACGGGCGTAGCGGTGTTGCGGCGGTCTCCGTGCTGGCCGACGAGGCGTTCTTCGGCGGCAGTCCCGAGGACGTGGAAGCCGTGAGCCGCACGGTCGGCCTTCCTGTGCTGTACAAGGACGTGGTGGTGTGTCCCGCCCAGGTCGAACTCGCCCGGCACTGTGGAGCGGCAGCGGTCTTGCTGATTGCGGCCGCGCTCGCTCCACACGACCTGCGCATGCTCCTGGATACCGCGTACGACCTGGGGCTTGACGCAATCGTTGAGGTGCACGACGGGCCGGAACTTGACCGGGTGCTGGAAATGGGCGGGGTCCGGATCATCGGGGTCAACAACCGGGACCTGCAGACGTTCGAGGTGGACATGCAGCGGGCGCTCCGCCTCCTGCCCAGAATACCCGGCGAGGTCGTTGCCATCGCCGAGAGCGGCTACCGAAGTGCCCAACAGATGGCCGAAGCCTGGGCTGCCGGTGCCGACGCCGTGCTGGTGGGGGAGGCCCTGATGCGAAGCCCCGACCCGGAAGCCCTCGTGAGAGAGGCGCGGGAAGCGTATGCACGTCTGGGTGAAGGTCTGCGGCCTCGTGCGGCCAC